The sequence AAATTATGGGATGTAAAGACGGGGACTCAATTGTACTCATTTAATTTTGACTCTCCGGCCAGGGCTGTTGATCTTTCAGTCGGTGATAAACTTGCTGTTATTACTACTGATCCTTTCATGGAATTGCCTTCTGCTATTCATGTTAAACGCATTGCTAGGGATCCTGATAATCGTAAGTCTTTCTCTAtgcaatttcattttaaatttggtTAAAATTCAATTACGAATGCATACTTTGTTGTTTGTTGCTCATAGTACTAGGTTTTTGTTTATAGTTCTTTCCAGTTCTAAGTTTGTttaatatgccccttttaagAAACTGGCGAATCGGTGCTTGTTCTTAAGGGCCCACAGGGAAGAATTAATAGAGCTGTCTGGGGGCCCCTCAACAAGACTATTTTAAGTGCTGGTGAAGATGCTGTAATTCGCATATGGGATTCTGAGGTAACCAACCATTTGTTTTGATAGTAATTTTTCAGATGTAGGAGATCCTGGAAGCAAATGAAATTCCAAAATAGAGGACAAATGCGTAAAACTATATGTTAGTTAATCCTTTGAATGCTTCATGAATTAGGCTAATTGATTTTGGAGAATAGAATAGGCTTGTTTTAGAAGAGGCAAAACTGGCAAAATATTAACAGTATATTgggatttattttttcaaaaaggtTTTGTTGTGCGTTCTTAACTGTTAAGCAAGGGATAGATTGGAAGATTCCTGAGGTTCCATGGAAAGAAGTAAAATCTAAAACTTTTATGGGACCAAGAAACATTTGAATTGTGTGTAACAAAATTGCTCAAAGATGATTGTTGAGCATTGCAGACTCTGGGTGTTTTATCAATTTGTATTGTTGCCCTTGACAGTGCTTCAAGCTCCTAATTCTTCTAGATTTTGGTTTTCACTAATTAACTTAGCATATGCtgattttatacattttactTGCAGACTGGGAAACTTCTAAAGGAGTCTGATCGGGAAATTGGACATAAGAAGACTATAACATCACTTACGAAGTCTTCCGATGGTTCACATTTCCTTACTGGTTCTCTAGATAAGTCTGCGAAGGTAAAATGTCCAGGTTTACCTAAAAATGTTCAATCATTTTTTTCGTCTCATATTGTGCTTTTCCAAAGCACACTGTTAAGTGGAATTGTCTACCTTGCTTATGTTGCTTGTTATTATTCTACTTGTAGCTTTGGGACATCAGAACGTTAACTCTTATCAAGACCTATGTGACAGAACGTCCTGTCAATGCAGTCACAATGTCTCCACTTCTTGATCATGTAAGTGTAAATGAGTAACTGGTGATTTTGCTAATGTCAGATTGCAATTTTTgttccatttttttcttagcAGGCATCATAACAAACCATTACTTGGACATTGGTCatcaaaatatagaaaagtTAAAACCAAGAAACCTTTCTTTTGtcctattcttttatttttgttatttttatcttgTCCCAATAAGTTGTAACTAGTTAGTGATTTTGATCTTGTCTTCAGGTAAACAGTTATAGCTATGCTAAAATTTCTCAGGAAATGAGAaggtttaaataataattattttggacTGGATATGTTGCTGTAGATTTAATATCTATTGAGTTAAAAAAGTTTGAAGAACATGCTTATTCGAGTTAAGATGATCTCGAAGATGTCTGGCAATTATAAGTTGGACAGAGATTAATCTTGTTAGTTGAATGGCTTTTTTATTAACTGGATGTTAGATTGATTAATGGGTCTTACTTGTGTTTGAATAACCTCCAATGTTCTAATGGTGATATGTTCCAGTGTGGTTCATTGGTTATGGATATGATAAGAGGAGAGGCTTCCTACAGAGGCTATGctgattaatttttgtttagatAGATGCTTTGTGTTCTTAGGCATTTAGGCTGGTAGGTGAGGAATATTGTATAGTCTAGGGATAATAAGCTGGGCCTGAGGCCAAGAGGTTGCAGGTTCCACGACCAATTTTTGCCCACTAATGCTGAGGTGCCAAAGGATAGGGGATTGCCTCTGGCCCTTATTTAGGAAGAGGTGTGTGTTACTGGTAAGTGGGTCTTTTAACTTTATATTGGTTGATGAAAGGAATGACACTAGATGACGGTTTTAGCTGCTAAAGGAGGGGCCATATTCCCTTCCCTCCTCTTTCCCGCCCATTATTTGTTGTGGACATAACTGCTTCTGTACTCCACAGGTTGTTCTTGGAGGTGGTCAGGACGCTTCAGCCGTTACTACTACTGATCACCGTGCTGGGAAGTTTGAAGCCAAATTTTATGACAAggttactttttctttttaatgctcGTGTTGTTTCTCTAAACTGAGGCATGATTGTGCAACCTTCTATAATGTGTGTGACTTTATCATGTATAGATTCTTCAAGAAGAAGTTGGAGGTGTGAAAGGTCATTTCGGACCTATAAATGCTTTGGCATTCAACCCTGATGGTAAAAGGTATGGTTTCCTGCTATCTTTTATGCTATGCCTTTCattgattgattttaatatcaGACGCAGATTGAATTCTATTTCTGATGTCTAGTTTTGTATAAGTCAGTGTATATAATGTATATTCTGTTTTGTGCCTgccaaaatattttattagcttGAAAATTAGGGTAATATTTGCAGAATATTAATTCTGACATGTAGCGTGCAATGGGCTAGTTCTGTTTCTGGTTTGCTTAGTTATTTCAAGATTTCATCTGTTCTGGTCGCATATGCCAGTCTATTTGGTTGTGAAGTGCAAGTATTATTGGCATCCTTATTGTTTTGGTGCTAATGAAGAACAGCAGTCGATTTGGCCGTGCATGCCTCAAAGCTTTGTGCTGGctttaaatgagttattttgtCATAAAATTATGTGCTGATGTCATAGTTTGGAATGAACAATAGGTGTTAAAGGTCTTACATGATGTGCTTCTGGTTTTGTAGTTTCTCAAGTGGAGGTGAAGATGGGTATGTGAGGTTACATCACTTTGATCCAGATTACTTcaacattaaaatttagaattggCGCACATACTTGTTTCCGAATCTTGCTTTGCGAAtcagaaagaagaaaaggattTGGTATTAGTATGTTGAAGGATTTTGTTGTtaaaaattactataattATGCGAATGATGACAATTTTCCTTGTGTTGTAAGAACTGCATGCACTTCTGATTTTTGTGGAGGCATCAGGAGTAGACACAAAGTTGCTGTTCCTTTTAACTGCAATATTTATTTGCGAGATCTCCTTGTACTATTCCTGAGATACGGCAGAGTTAGTTGTTCATTTTTGGCTGCTTTATGCCTTGACTTGCGGCCTCTTTCAATATCATTTAGtgttattagatttaattttagatgcTTTTAGTTCTTTGTACatctttactttttattaaaaaaagagagtGAGTGCAGGAAAACTGATTGCTGAAAGGGAATGAAAAGTATTAGCAAGTGTACCGGTCCTCTCATGTTCTTTGGATTTTTCCCATTTATACACTTATACTTCTCATtgatcaataataattaaaatgttcAAAAGGTGAATAAATTAGATTCATGTTGTATGTGgttgaaatttgaatttattttgttaaataaaattgtattttcaactgaaatatatattatgagaaaagtacgtaataaaagaatttatagaTAGAGAAGgcagaaaaggaaataaatcaacaaaatggtaaatttaaaaaagaagtgaTCTTATAAAATTTGCCAAGttggatttattttctaatttttgtaaaatattaaatatattttttttatatcaaacaTATACAGGTTGCGTTTGTACGTACGTCTTATAATATGCATAgggtttattttaaataaacataacGTAAGATTATTGAGagtagtttttaaattttcatggATGAAATAAATGTCATTTTTGGttttaatttaaacttaattCAGAACTTTgtttaattgttaaatttttagaatcgGAATGAAAATTTACTGAAATTGCATTTTACTGAGTTTACAAAGCTaggtaaatttaaattaaatcaaaagatttagttaaaataattgtttatcCGATATATTGGATGacagttatttttattttaattataaaattaatttataaatatatttaaaattttaattatttaatagttatttataatattttaaaaattaatgataaattatatatactcAATTATTtgatcttaaatttttattagtacaataatattaaaattatgctaaaaatacctaaaaattaattttagtattgcataaaatatactatcaaatattattattttttaggattatatataattaagagattgatttattaataaataatattaaaaatatttatttttagaaataaaattattatttaattaaaattaatttattagttaatatcaTGTAATATTTcgtaatttttaagttttaattttaatattattttgaaacattttagtaaataagtatttttcaGTACTATGTGGAGCATTTAATAATTGTTTCagtaactaattaatataagtacTATATacttctatatttttaaataattataatgtattgattttggtgagttttaatagttttatatttttaaataaataaatcataattttattaaattaattttaatatgtgtatttatttttaaaatataaataaatctaaattatattatttattgtctATTTGtatgataattataattttaacatgTTTAAAACTAatgttgatttattttaattaaggattatgtATAAGtgtgtaaataaaaatatatatatatatatatatatatatatatatataatataatatataatatatataagggGGTAGTGAACAAAACATCGAGGATGGGGATTTTGTTGTAGCTAGGATTAATTGGAGggactaaatttttttttttttaaataaataaaaaatcaccTCTCTTcccattcttcttcttcctcacGATGCACACCCACGCCTCCCTCATTTTCTTCCGTAACCACCACCCTCTTTCTACCAATCAGCCACCTAAGGCActtcattctcttttttttttctttcttaccgGTAAGCTCCATTACACCCTTTCGCTGAAAATCAACTGCTTCAAGTGGGTGGAGTTGTCCTCTTCGGCTGTCACCTCTAGACCACCATCTTGCCGGCCTATTCTCTCAAATTTGACGCCAAAAATGGACTCCTCACTATCAACAACCTTCAGACAACCTATCTCTCGTCCCAAACGTTGTCGTTTAGCTCAATTCAAGTCTCAAAGTAGAAGCTTTCCGACTTCGATCTAATGGTTTCCGTTCGGATTCCGGcaaagatatttatatatatgtgtacTCCACGCATCTCAAGCTTTACGTAATTCGAACTTTTACAACTGTTGACTATATGGGCTTTTGAATTCTAGTGTTTTCTGACCCgcagaattttaaaattttggctctgtaaaatttattttaactaaaaacattattttataattttataaaatattattaattataaataatcaataaatttaatttaattaaatgttagattaattataagtattatGGATTAATTAgtgtaattaataattatgactataaataattaaattaaaattctcaGAAATCATTTATGAGTtgaattatgaaataaatattaatgttgGAAACTGTATTATGTTGTGGAGTCTGTGGCcaaaatcttattaaatatttaatgaatattagAAGTATTTTTAGTAGGTTCTGGACCTGTTATATAAGGGGTAAACATTTGTATTTTAAGAGAGTTTCTACCTAATTTTCGGCAGAATTTTCTAGTCAAAATTATTAGGTCGTTATATTCTAGGAGTTTAGGCCTAggttaattatgaaataattttattaattgaattatttctATGGATAGATAATCTGACTGTTCAGTCCATTCCGCCCGAGGCGTAGTAGCAACTTGAGGGAGTCATATCTAATGTAAATACAatgttatttgattaatagttattataataattattaatattatttttattattatcaatattattcttattattattattgttgttgctcctgctgctgctgcatataatttttatgtctGCCATACTCAatgctatttaattttaatgcttaatatgttattgaataatattaaGTTTGTTTTTGATTTATGCcattcttaaatattattattgatgctaTGATTGTAATCTTGAGATGAGGTTaaagtagaacatgccacgtGACGAGTTGCAGACTGCTTGCGAATCTGTATAACTCATAGgcagataataaaaaaatatttatatgttgtgccctggtcgagcaaaGCTTTCTAGACTGATAGAAATTCTGACTTTTCAGGAAAAAGGTTCTTGGTCAAGCATTGCTCTTTAGGGCACCgattttattagtaattaagTGAAaagactggatttaaggaccttgGTTGAACTTTGCTCTCTGAGCGCCAATCTTATTgaaataagagagccgaataaCTTAtggaattggagcatatggtTCTGCTGATGTTCTCGTcctgtatttattaaattgaatttatctGAAATATGACATGACAcgcattttaattatttcataataatttatattttatttaaataattattttatagcgATAATTATGTTTACtttggattatatgattttaactctcTCGAGACTAAcggtttcaaatttaatttttaggtaAAAATTAGGTGGCCTGCAGTTTCTCTCATTTTGGCAGTTcgactcttttcttttttgggtttaatataactatttttcttgtatttctaattatttaaatttttagatactCCACAGTATTTACCTTCAAACTTATTATTTCTATTCGACTTGATAACAATATGATgatctattaattttattattgttgatgAACCAATATAAATTCTATTGTAATTATGGGGATGGATATTAGTAATGAAATAATGGTATATtggataaaattatactttaattgaattattgatTAGTTCCGCTTGCTACGGATTTTTATGGGCTTATGCTTACTCATTCTCTAGCGCTGGTCACGTACTCATGGATTGGGTCGTGACTTTTATACTGaaatatagttaatattattttttataaaattagaattattatttaataataaaaataaatttattaattaatatttattaaaatgtaattaatatattatattttaatattagaattagtgtttaataaaaatataatttaatcataaataataaaataattataaaaatatatataaatttaaattttatgcgtcaaaatataaatatacatataaaaaaatttaaatctcaaaatatatatgtgtttAAATCTTGTGATATTTTGTAAGTGCGtctcttcttttaattttggtgAAATAGTTTgaattgtaatattatttgcattttcaactaatttttaattttacttaaatttaataataaagttaCTTAGTGTCATGCCACCTTATATATTATgtcacttaattttaaataacattGAAAATAGGTTAAAGTTGCTAATGATTTCATAATCCAGgctatttttatcaaaattaaaaggattGGCTAAGTTTACGAAAAATCATATGGGTTTGAATTTTTTGACCTCTAGAACAATTAAACGCAATAGTTATTATACATAATCCTTTCAAccttattttttctctttctctcaatattaatatatattttctctatgcattattgtaatttattttaaaataatattcatgtaatttcaaataaattttgtaattattactCAACACATCATATGCagaattcatttataaataaattttatataaaactcaattttaaataaaattaatccaaacTTTGCTTTTTGTTTAACCACTCAAAATGTCCTTTCAAAATTAAGatcttttaagttttaaatagacatatacaTACCAAACAGTTACAGGAGAAGTTTATTAGAAGAAaatatcttcttttctttttttcctgaattgaattaattactttaattagCAGTGCATGGCCCAAAGGGAAATCAGCATAGAAACAGATACAATTCTAGCTTGTCACCCAATTGATagaaaacttttattttgcaATCCAATCAGCAGATTGATTAGCCATTCTCTTTACAAATCAGACAGAGAAGTCAGAATGTTGACAGAGTATATACAAAATAGAACAGATAATACCATCAAATTCCCAGTATATAACATAGGACTCCTGAGAGAGAGCTTTGTAAATAATCTGAGAAATCTTGTCAGCAAGATCAATGTCCAAGCATAGAACTATAGGTTCCCTGACGAACTAGAGTAGCAAGGGATGTTCAGGGCATTGCCATTTATTACACTACCTTTATGGTTCCTTCCCGCAAATAACACACAGACCTGGTGATCTTATCTTTAGAATCAAAAGCTGGGTCCGAATTGTTTAGCCATCGTAGTTGAGAAGGTTGCCATACTTCAGGCTGAATATCTAAGGAGGAGCTGGGCATTTTCAAGGGACCTGGATTCTTAACACGCTTTTGTATCAAGAGAACATGCCGTACGCAAAAGAAATTGTTAGGAGTCTGAATAAAGCTACACACTTCATGTAACCTCTTGGATATAGTGCTTATTATATACTCACACATCCCCATATACGTATCAAATGATTACATCCATACGGTGAGAATATTAttccattttgaagaatgaCTAGGAGACTAAATGCAAAGTGGAGGTGGGAATTGTCATCTTGATGAAAATCATTCCAAGTTGCAAAGCTAGAGCaacaacttttcttttcttttttttctttattttgatctGGAATAGTGGTGGAGTAAATACTTGAAatgatagaaaaatatatttataaagataacTGTTTATGTGCTTAGCTTTTGTAATAGGTTCCATCTGATTAAGACTTATGATATAtcttctgaaaaaaaaaaaaaaaaaaaggctaatGATATACTTAGACTCCATGGACCCGCATGCAGTTACtagttattttttgtttatgatTTTGGCGGGAAATTAATGCCGTTTTAAGAGTCATACCTATCAAGTCAGTTACGAATAGCTAATAAATCAAATCACACTTACCCATATTTGCTGCAACTGCAGTTACTTCCGCTATATTTAAATCTCTACTTAGATTGattcttttttgggttttaaCTAGCAACACTTCAAGATTTCAGTCTGAATTATTTGCTCAGTCGAGCTTCTTGAATcagtttctttcctttctttttcttttgattttttgggGTAACGTTTCCGTTCTTGAATCTTTtctgagttttttttttttttttttcttttcaactgCTACTtcagaaataaaaattgcTGCCCTGTtcaagtctttttttttttcttaaatttctaGGTTCGTTTGCCTATTTTGGGGTCTGATTTGGTAATATAGTTTGCTTTACAGTTGCAAATTTCAAATTCAAGAAATAGGTTCTACTGACTAGAGTTAAAGGATGAGTTGAGGTGATTTGCTCTTATGTGAGATTGGTCTGTGGGGTTTGCTGTGGACCGTAAAGAAGAGAACTTTCACTTCATGAAACTTGCAGTAATTTTGTTATAGCCTGAGAAGAATGTTTAAGAGTAGGAATTTTGAATTTCagagattttgaaaattttggtGTGTGATTGGGTATGTTTTTTAGTGCTATGTTCATCCTTGATTAATCTTTATGGCGTTTTAGTATTTGGGATCTGCTATTCCTTAAGATTCTTTTGTTTGCATTGTTGGTGGCCTGTTCTGCCAATTGCACAATGCAAATACTGAATCGACTATTGTTTAACAATCTTGTGTGTGCTTTTGCAACTTgtctttcttattcttttttaatgaatGGATGGCTGCAGGATATTCTTTGGTAGAGTAATAACTAAATCTGAACAAATGGAGACACAGGTAAGCGATTTTTCTTCATGTGAC comes from Ricinus communis isolate WT05 ecotype wild-type chromosome 5, ASM1957865v1, whole genome shotgun sequence and encodes:
- the LOC8283317 gene encoding eukaryotic translation initiation factor 3 subunit I encodes the protein MRPILMKGHERPLTFLKYNKEGDLLFSCAKDHTPTVWFADNGERLGTYRGHNGAVWCCDVSRDSMRLITGSADQTAKLWDVKTGTQLYSFNFDSPARAVDLSVGDKLAVITTDPFMELPSAIHVKRIARDPDNQTGESVLVLKGPQGRINRAVWGPLNKTILSAGEDAVIRIWDSETGKLLKESDREIGHKKTITSLTKSSDGSHFLTGSLDKSAKLWDIRTLTLIKTYVTERPVNAVTMSPLLDHVVLGGGQDASAVTTTDHRAGKFEAKFYDKILQEEVGGVKGHFGPINALAFNPDGKSFSSGGEDGYVRLHHFDPDYFNIKI